The window CCGGACAGCTCTTGATGGCAATACAGGCTGCAAAAGACGGCTCAGTGCCGCGCGCTCGGCGCCCGAAACCGGGCTGCGCCCCCGCTGGATTGATGTCCAGACCGCCTGGATGTAGCGGCGCATGCAGCCACCCTGTGTTGTCACTTCAGCGGTGAGACTATCTCTTTACCGCGCTAACATGCTAATCATCCCGCTCCCTTCGCAGCGCAGCAACATCTCGCACGTGCAAAACAGATCAGACATCATCACGCGTTTCGCGCCTTCACCCACCGGCTTCCTCCATATTGGAGGGGCGCGCACGGCCTTGTTCAACTATCTTTTTGCGCGCCAGGCAGGCGGCCAGTTCAAGCTTCGCATCGAAGATACCGACCGTGAACGCTCCACGACCGAGGCTGTAGACGCGATTCTGGCCGGCATGAACTGGCTGGGGCTGGAATGGGATGGCGAGGCCGTTTCCCAGCATGCGCGCGCAGACCGCCATCGCGAAATCGCTGAAGAGCTTGTCGCGCAAGGAAAGGCATTCCGCTGCTATTGCACACCCGAGGAAGTGGAAAAGCTGCGCGAGGAAGCCTTCGCTGAAGGCCGCGCGCTGCGTTCACCCTGGCGCGATGGCGGCACACCGCCCGGTGACATGCGGTTTACCGTCCGCTTTCGCGCACCCGACAGCGATGTGACGCTGCATGACGCGGTTCAGGGCGACGTGCGCTGGGCGGCCAAGGAGTTCGACGACCTCATCCTGCTGCGCGCCGACGGAAACCCGACCTATAATCTCGCTGTCGTGGTTGATGACCATGATATGGGCGTCACCCACATCATCCGCGGCGACGATCATCTGGTGAATGGCGGCCGCCAGGCCCAGCTTTACGATGCGCTGGGCTGGGACCGGCCGGTCTTCGCCCATATCCCCCTTATCCACGGGCCCGATGGCAAGAAGCTCTCCAAACGCCACGGCGCGTTGGGGGCCGAGGCCTATCGCGAGATGGGCTATCTGCCCGAAGGCCTGCGCAATTATCTGGCGCGGCTTGGTTGGAGCCATGGCGATCAGGAGCTGTTCAACGACGCCGAACTCATTGCTGCCTTTTCGCTGGCAGGCCTGAACAAGGCCCCTGCCCGGCTGGACTTCGACAAGATGGCGTTTGTGAACCATCACCACATCAGACAGGCGGACAATGCGCGGCTTCTGGCCCTGCTGACGGAGCGGCTGGAAGGCGAGGAAGGGCTGGTCAGCGGCGCGGTGGCGAACGCCCGGTTAACGCCTGCCATGGATATGCTGAAAGAGCGTTCAAAAACACTCGCCGAAATGGAAACGCAGGCCTATTTTCTGCTCCGTGAGCGCCCGTTCACCATTGACGATACGGCGCGCAAGCATTTGTCTCCCGAGGCACTCGCGCTGCTCTCCCGCCTGCGCGCCGTGCTCGCCGCACACAATGACTGGGACAGCGAAGCTCTGGGCGAGTTGCTCAAGGCCTTTGCGCAAGATGAGGGCGTAGGCTTTGGCAAGATCGGCCAGCCTTTACGCGCCGTACTGACCGGAGGCGCCCCGGCGCCCGATATGAGCCTGGTTCTGGCATTGCTGGGCCGGGAAGAAGCGATTGCCAGGCTGGATGACCACACCCGCCCGGCCTGAACCGACCTGAATTATGTGAAGGGATTGGACCGATGAAGAACAAGACCGAAAAAACGGGCACCGCCCAGCTTACCATTAACGGCAAGACGATTGATTTGCCGGTTCTGGGCGGCTCGGTTGGCCCCGATGTCATCGACATCCGTACGCTTTACCGCGACGCGGGCGTATTTACGTATGACCCGGGATTTACCTCCACGGCCAGCTGCGAAAGCCAGATCACCTATATCGATGGTGATGAGGGCATTCTCCTGTACCGGGGCTACCCGATTGACCAGCTGGCGGAGAACTCCTCCTTCATCGAGGTTTCCTATCTGCTTCTGCATGGTGAGCTGCCGTCTGCAAAAGAGCTGGAAGAGTTTGACTGGACGATCCGCCGTCACACCATGCTGCACGACCAGTTCGACCAGTTCTTCCGCGGCTATCGCCGTGACGCACACCCGATGGCGGTAATGGTGGGAACGGTCGGCGCGCTGGCCGCTTTCTATCACGACTCCACCGACATCAATGATCCCAAGGCGCGCACCATCGCCAGCCACCGCATGATCGCCAAAATGCCGACCATCGCGGCGCGCGCGTTCAAATACTCGGTTGGCCAGCCCTTCATCAGCCCGCGCAAC is drawn from Glycocaulis alkaliphilus and contains these coding sequences:
- the gltX gene encoding glutamate--tRNA ligase, encoding MLIIPLPSQRSNISHVQNRSDIITRFAPSPTGFLHIGGARTALFNYLFARQAGGQFKLRIEDTDRERSTTEAVDAILAGMNWLGLEWDGEAVSQHARADRHREIAEELVAQGKAFRCYCTPEEVEKLREEAFAEGRALRSPWRDGGTPPGDMRFTVRFRAPDSDVTLHDAVQGDVRWAAKEFDDLILLRADGNPTYNLAVVVDDHDMGVTHIIRGDDHLVNGGRQAQLYDALGWDRPVFAHIPLIHGPDGKKLSKRHGALGAEAYREMGYLPEGLRNYLARLGWSHGDQELFNDAELIAAFSLAGLNKAPARLDFDKMAFVNHHHIRQADNARLLALLTERLEGEEGLVSGAVANARLTPAMDMLKERSKTLAEMETQAYFLLRERPFTIDDTARKHLSPEALALLSRLRAVLAAHNDWDSEALGELLKAFAQDEGVGFGKIGQPLRAVLTGGAPAPDMSLVLALLGREEAIARLDDHTRPA